TCGCGAGTCCGCCACCGGCTCGAGGCGGTCCGGGCGGCGGTCGTCGATCGCCTCGCCCGCGAGACGCTCGCTCCAGCCGCCGAAGCCCGTCGCGGCGAGCACGGGCTTGCCGTAGCTCCAGGCGAAGGCGATCTCGCTCAGCGTGCCCGCCCGTCCGCCGATGGCCACCACCACGTCCCCGGCCAGGGCGGTGAGGCTGTTGCGCGTCCAGCCCATGCCCGTGGGCAGCAGGACCTGGCAGTGGGGATTGCCCGCGCTGTCGTCGGACGTGGGCAGGATGCCGACCACGACGCCGCCGGCGTCGCGGCAGCCGCGGCTCGCGGCCCCCATGACCCCGTCACGGCCGCCCGAGATCAGGGCCCAGCCGTTGCGGCCGATGACGCGGCCGAGTTCCTCGGCAAAGGCCTCCGCCTCCGGCGAGGCGTCCGCGTCGCCGATCACCGCCACCTGCTTGTGTCTCATGACCGTGGATCCTTCCTGGCCACGCCGAGGCCGGGGGCCGAGCCCAGGGTGAAGACCCCGGCGCTTTCCGTCAAGCCCGAGTACGGATCGTCGGCCAGCAGCAGCGCGCCGTCGAGGTCCGCCCAGCGCAGCAGCGGCGCGAGCTGGAGGCCCTGCGCGATCCCCAGGCTGCTCTCGATCATGCAGCCCATCATGAGATCCAGCTGCAGCTCGCGCGCCGCCCGGGCCAGCTGAAGACAGCGCGTGATGCCCCCCAGCTTCGAGATCTTGAGGTTCACGCCGTCGGCCAGCTCGCCGAAGAGGGCGAGACCGAGCGCGTCGTGGACGCTCTCGTCCAGGACCACCGGCAGCGGCGCGCGGCCGGCGATGGCGCGGTAGCCGGCGATGTCGTCCAGCTCGAGCGGCTGCTCGACGAACTCCACCCCCGCGAGCGCGAGCCGCTCCAGACGCGCGAGGGCCGTGTCGGCGCGCCAGCTGCCGTTCGCGTCCACGCGCAGCCGCGCGCCGGTGGCCGCGGCCACCGCCTCCACCACCTCGAGGTCGCGCTCCGTGCCGCACTTCAGCTTGAGGATGCCGAAGCCCGCCGCCACGGCCGCCCGCGCGCGCTCGAGCATTCGCTCGGGCTCGGCCAGCGCGATCGTGAAGCTGCTCTCGATGCTCACCGGCTCGCCGAAGCCCAGCAGCCGCCAGACCGGCGCGCCCTGCTGCCGGCCGGCCAGGTCCCAGAGCGCGCCGTCCAGCGCCGCCTTGGCCGCGGGATTGCGCGCGAGGACGCGATCCGCGCGATCCATCACGGCGG
Above is a genomic segment from Candidatus Latescibacterota bacterium containing:
- a CDS encoding dipeptide epimerase, with translation MKLHVEALELETTHPFVIARGGAQRFENLVLRIEADGLVGEGEGSATHYYGETPAIARLALEKLLDGLADTLSEAVGAGLDLARIAAVMDRADRVLARNPAAKAALDGALWDLAGRQQGAPVWRLLGFGEPVSIESSFTIALAEPERMLERARAAVAAGFGILKLKCGTERDLEVVEAVAAATGARLRVDANGSWRADTALARLERLALAGVEFVEQPLELDDIAGYRAIAGRAPLPVVLDESVHDALGLALFGELADGVNLKISKLGGITRCLQLARAARELQLDLMMGCMIESSLGIAQGLQLAPLLRWADLDGALLLADDPYSGLTESAGVFTLGSAPGLGVARKDPRS
- a CDS encoding TIGR00725 family protein, with product MRHKQVAVIGDADASPEAEAFAEELGRVIGRNGWALISGGRDGVMGAASRGCRDAGGVVVGILPTSDDSAGNPHCQVLLPTGMGWTRNSLTALAGDVVVAIGGRAGTLSEIAFAWSYGKPVLAATGFGGWSERLAGEAIDDRRPDRLEPVADSRAAEALLRRLLGSEDGA